A window of the Halopseudomonas phragmitis genome harbors these coding sequences:
- the atpB gene encoding F0F1 ATP synthase subunit A, with translation MASTSVEYIQHHLQNLTFGKLPAGYERYDGSVLQEATWTVAKSGSEAADMGFMAFHLDTLGWSILMGIIFLGLFRFVATRVTVDTPNGLQNLVEMTVEFVQNMVKDTFHGRNPLIAPLALTIFVWVLLMNSLKWIPVDYIPQLAVLFGQYVLGMDPHDVYFKIVPTTDPNATFGMSIGVFALIIFYSFKVKGTGGFMKELSFTPFNHWALIPVNLFLEILGLLTKPLSLALRLFGNMYAGEVVFILIALLPFYLQWVLNVPWAIFHILVIPLQAFIFMVLTIVYLSAAHEDH, from the coding sequence ATGGCGAGTACATCAGTAGAGTATATTCAGCACCATTTGCAGAATCTGACCTTCGGCAAACTGCCGGCCGGTTATGAGCGTTATGATGGTTCTGTGTTGCAGGAAGCTACCTGGACCGTGGCCAAGAGTGGCAGTGAAGCCGCTGACATGGGCTTCATGGCATTCCACCTGGATACCCTGGGCTGGTCGATCCTGATGGGGATCATCTTCCTTGGGCTGTTCCGTTTTGTTGCTACCCGCGTCACCGTCGATACCCCCAATGGGCTGCAGAACCTGGTCGAAATGACTGTCGAGTTCGTGCAGAACATGGTCAAGGATACCTTCCACGGCCGTAATCCACTGATCGCCCCGCTGGCCCTGACCATCTTCGTCTGGGTCCTGCTGATGAACTCGCTGAAGTGGATTCCGGTCGACTACATACCGCAGCTGGCGGTGCTGTTCGGTCAGTACGTCCTGGGCATGGACCCGCATGACGTCTACTTCAAGATTGTTCCGACCACCGATCCCAATGCCACCTTCGGCATGTCTATCGGGGTGTTCGCGCTGATCATTTTCTACAGCTTCAAGGTCAAGGGCACCGGCGGATTCATGAAGGAGCTGTCCTTCACCCCGTTCAACCACTGGGCCCTGATTCCGGTCAACCTGTTCCTGGAAATTCTCGGTCTGCTGACCAAGCCGCTGAGCCTTGCGCTGCGTCTGTTCGGCAATATGTATGCCGGTGAAGTGGTGTTCATCCTGATCGCGCTGCTGCCGTTCTACCTGCAGTGGGTACTGAACGTGCCGTGGGCGATCTTCCACATCCTGGTCATTCCGCTGCAGGCCTTCATCTTCATGGTGCTCACCATTGTGTATCTGAGCGCTGCCCATGAGGACCATTG